From a region of the Mauremys mutica isolate MM-2020 ecotype Southern chromosome 12, ASM2049712v1, whole genome shotgun sequence genome:
- the LOC123346733 gene encoding olfactory receptor 14A16-like yields MSNRTTVTEFLLLGFSDVREQQILHFLVFLVIYLAAVVGNLLIITVVALDHNLHTPMYFFLGNLSFLDLCYISVTVPKSMADSLTNNRLISFSGCVTQVFLVVTFAVAELAFLTVMAYDRYIAICHPLHYRVTMNRGACAQMAAGSWISSMMCSVLHTTNTFRLHFCGSNVIAQFFCDIPQLLKISCSDTHANVIVRTALGSLLDVVCFVLIIVSYIHIFSTVMRITSEQGRYKAFSTCIPHLVVFCLFISTASFTYMRPRSMSSTSLDLMVAVLYSVVPPLMNPIIYSLRNKEIKSSLWKMIGRIFFPNKSKFLTLNS; encoded by the coding sequence ATGTCCAACAGAACTACCGTGACTGAGTTCCTTCTtctgggattctctgatgtgcgggAACAGCAGATTTTACACTTCCtggtgtttctagtgatttaTCTGGCAGCCGTggtggggaatcttctcatcatcacagtcGTAGCCCTTGACCACAACCTTCACACCCCTATGTACTTTTTCCTGGGCAACTTATCCTTCCTAGACCTCTGCTACATCTCAGTAACAGTCCCCAAGTCCATGGCTGACTCCCTAACCAACAACAGACTCATCTCTTTCTCTGGATGTGTCACCCAAGTCTTTTTGGTTGTAACTTTTGCAGTAGCCGAGCTGGCCTTTCTCACGGTGATGGCATATGACCGCTACATTGCAATCTGCCACCCTCTGCATTACAGGGTGACTATGAACAGAGGAGCGTGTGCCCAGATGGCAGCTGGCTCATGGATTAGCAGCATGATGTGCTCTGTATTACACACAACTAATACTTTTAGGTTACATTTCTGTGGGTCCAATGTTATCGCTCAGTTTTTCTGTGATATCCCACAGTTGCTAAAGATCTCTTGCTCTGATACGCATGCTAATGTAATAGTCAGGACTGCCCTTGGATCACTTCTAGATGTGGTCTGCTTTGTATTGATAATTGTGTCCTACATTCACATCTTCTCCACGGTGATGAGAATCACCTCTGAGCAGGGCAGGTACAAAGCCTTTTCCACCTGCATCCCTCacctggttgttttttgtttatttatcagTACAGCATCATTTACGTACATGAGGCCCAGGTCAATGTCTTCAACATCTCTGGATCTAATGGTTGCTGTATTGTATTCTGTGGTGCCACCACTAATGAATCCAATCATTTACAGTCTAAGAAACAAAGAGATAAAAAGTTCGCTGTGGAAAATGATAGGCAGGATATTTTTTCCCAACAAAAGCAAATTCCTCACACTGAACTCTTAG